One part of the Caproiciproducens sp. CPB-2 genome encodes these proteins:
- a CDS encoding sugar ABC transporter ATP-binding protein: MGQKPIVELSNINKSFPGVKALSDISVDFYPGEVHVLLGENGAGKSTLIKIISGVYQTDSGSLKVNGEEVRFMNTREGLAHGISVIHQELSVIPDLTVAENIFLGREPKIRGTNLIDKKTMNQKTQEILDSIGVKINAKAMIRRLNNADRQMVEIARAVSQDSSLVIMDEPTSSLSNKEVDALFTVINKLKTNNVAVIYISHRLKEITAIGDRISILRDGQLIKTALLSEISEDDMITLMVGRQMTQFYYRPEKDAVKGEVVLKAEHLTRSGVFEDVSFELRKGEILGVAGLIGAGRTEVMRAIFGADKLDGGKCYVFGKEVRFESPRQAIKAGIGLIPEDRRGQGLLLQKSVKENTSLASLYANSTRGVIDRKWETDVARDYIQRLHTKTPDENARTKNLSGGNQQKVVIAKWLVAKSKILIMDEPTRGIDVNAKAEIYALMKEFVENGGSIIMVSSEMPEVIGVSTRIMIMREGRVSGTLDNTDVAEKDIMKLASLNAG, translated from the coding sequence ATGGGGCAGAAACCGATTGTAGAGTTGTCCAATATCAATAAGTCCTTTCCCGGGGTTAAAGCGCTGTCCGATATTTCGGTGGATTTTTATCCGGGCGAAGTCCATGTCCTTTTGGGCGAGAACGGAGCCGGGAAATCCACGCTGATCAAGATCATCTCCGGAGTATACCAGACCGACAGCGGAAGCCTGAAAGTCAATGGTGAAGAGGTGCGCTTTATGAACACCCGCGAGGGGCTGGCGCACGGGATCAGCGTAATCCATCAGGAATTGAGCGTAATTCCCGATTTAACCGTAGCGGAAAACATATTTCTCGGGCGCGAGCCGAAGATCAGGGGGACCAATCTGATCGACAAAAAGACCATGAATCAGAAAACACAGGAAATTCTGGATTCCATCGGAGTTAAAATCAACGCAAAGGCCATGATACGCCGCCTGAACAACGCCGACAGGCAGATGGTGGAAATCGCCAGGGCGGTCTCACAGGACAGTTCGCTGGTCATTATGGACGAACCGACCTCCTCTCTTTCCAACAAAGAGGTGGACGCGCTGTTCACCGTCATCAATAAATTGAAAACAAACAATGTCGCAGTTATTTATATATCGCACAGACTGAAAGAAATTACGGCCATCGGCGACCGCATCAGCATCCTGCGCGACGGGCAGCTGATTAAGACGGCCCTGTTATCCGAAATTTCGGAGGACGACATGATCACCCTGATGGTCGGACGGCAGATGACCCAGTTTTACTACCGGCCGGAAAAAGACGCGGTCAAGGGCGAAGTCGTGCTGAAGGCGGAGCACCTGACGCGCAGCGGCGTATTTGAGGACGTGTCCTTCGAGCTCAGAAAGGGCGAGATCCTGGGCGTCGCCGGGCTGATCGGCGCGGGCAGAACCGAAGTGATGCGCGCGATTTTCGGGGCGGATAAGCTGGACGGCGGAAAATGCTATGTTTTCGGAAAAGAGGTCCGGTTTGAGTCCCCGCGCCAGGCGATCAAGGCGGGAATCGGGCTGATTCCCGAGGACAGAAGGGGCCAGGGCCTGCTGCTGCAGAAATCCGTGAAGGAAAACACCTCGCTCGCCAGCCTTTACGCAAACTCCACCCGCGGCGTGATCGACCGGAAATGGGAAACGGACGTCGCCCGCGACTACATTCAGCGGCTCCACACCAAAACCCCGGACGAAAACGCTCGGACCAAGAACCTTTCCGGCGGAAACCAGCAAAAGGTGGTTATCGCCAAATGGCTGGTCGCGAAATCGAAAATCCTGATTATGGATGAGCCGACCAGAGGCATCGACGTCAACGCGAAAGCCGAAATCTACGCTTTGATGAAGGAATTTGTGGAAAACGGCGGAAGCATCATCATGGTATCGTCCGAAATGCCGGAGGTCATCGGCGTTTCCACCCGCATCATGATCATGCGCGAGGGGCGCGTCTCGGGCACGCTCGACAATACCGATGTCGCTGAAAAAGATATCATGAAGCTTGCCAGCCTGAACGCTGGCTGA
- a CDS encoding ABC transporter permease — protein sequence MKNEIAMKKLRHITQDYTMVLFLAALFLVSLIFVPRFSEVGNLINVLMQITINALIATGMTFVILTGGIDLSVGSVAALSGIVSTSLIQLVPNAGIPMSLLVIFGTSLVVGGVCGTITAFNIAKLRVPPFVATLAMMSIARGLAYVYTNAKPVFGLPDAYAWLGLGYIGPIPVMVIIMIIILAVAFLVLRRTCFGRYVFAVGSSEDVSQLSGINVKRVKFYVYIICAVLAALAGAVLSSRLQAGQPAAANGYELNAIAAVAMGGTSMSGGRGGISQTVLGLCVIGIINNALSLLGVSSYWQTIAMGAIILIAVIFDQNKKDL from the coding sequence ATGAAAAATGAAATTGCTATGAAAAAGCTCAGGCATATTACCCAGGATTACACCATGGTGCTCTTTTTGGCGGCGCTGTTTCTTGTTTCCCTGATCTTTGTACCGCGTTTCTCCGAAGTGGGCAACCTGATTAACGTACTGATGCAGATCACCATCAACGCGCTGATCGCGACGGGCATGACCTTTGTCATCCTGACCGGCGGCATCGACCTTTCCGTCGGCTCGGTCGCGGCGCTTTCCGGCATTGTGTCCACTTCCCTGATCCAGCTTGTGCCAAACGCCGGAATCCCGATGAGCCTGCTGGTGATCTTCGGAACCTCCCTTGTGGTCGGGGGCGTCTGCGGCACGATCACGGCGTTTAACATCGCGAAGCTGCGCGTGCCGCCCTTTGTGGCCACGCTGGCCATGATGAGCATCGCGAGGGGCCTTGCCTATGTCTATACCAACGCGAAGCCGGTTTTCGGGCTTCCGGACGCTTACGCGTGGCTCGGCCTCGGCTATATCGGGCCGATCCCGGTCATGGTCATCATTATGATCATCATCCTCGCGGTCGCTTTCCTGGTCCTGCGCAGGACCTGCTTCGGCCGCTATGTCTTTGCCGTAGGCAGCAGCGAGGACGTTTCCCAGCTGAGCGGCATCAATGTAAAACGGGTCAAATTTTACGTATACATCATCTGCGCCGTTCTGGCGGCCCTTGCCGGCGCGGTGCTTTCCTCCCGGCTGCAGGCGGGCCAGCCCGCGGCGGCCAACGGCTACGAGCTGAACGCGATCGCGGCGGTCGCCATGGGCGGCACCAGCATGAGCGGCGGGCGCGGCGGCATCAGCCAGACCGTCCTCGGCCTGTGCGTCATCGGGATCATCAACAACGCGCTCAGCCTTCTGGGCGTTTCCTCCTACTGGCAGACCATTGCCATGGGCGCGATTATCCTGATCGCGGTTATTTTCGATCAGAATAAAAAAGACCTGTAA
- a CDS encoding Gfo/Idh/MocA family protein, translated as MAEKTVRWGVLGCAGIAQRKVLPGMLQAENAVLQALSSRGSSEKLKRFAEKFHPQKTYESYEALLDDPDVDAVYIPLPNGLHCEWVLRAAEKKKHVLCEKPLGVSVEEVRRMKAACDENGVLLMEAFAYRQSPLTIKAKSIVESGALGTVKYIESCYGYNLENEADVRLSAALHGGATYDVGCYNLNLIRYLAGAEPLRVSAFGKISEKHAVDTESCIMMEFPNGIRAVSYCSLTIFRSHRYLVIGDKGSLTVPTEFNTEGEGKILLASEGKTEELTIDCPDNYRLEIEQFGRAVLGQEPGLISFGDSLGNAEVIEKALKQIQN; from the coding sequence ATGGCGGAAAAAACAGTTCGATGGGGAGTCCTCGGCTGTGCGGGAATCGCACAGCGGAAAGTGCTCCCGGGAATGCTGCAGGCGGAAAACGCGGTCCTGCAGGCGCTTTCCAGCAGGGGAAGCAGCGAGAAGCTGAAGCGGTTCGCGGAAAAGTTCCACCCGCAAAAGACCTATGAAAGCTACGAAGCGCTGCTGGACGACCCCGACGTGGACGCGGTTTATATTCCCCTTCCGAACGGGCTGCACTGCGAATGGGTGCTGCGCGCCGCGGAGAAGAAAAAGCATGTGCTCTGTGAAAAGCCTCTCGGCGTGTCCGTCGAAGAGGTCAGGCGGATGAAGGCGGCGTGCGACGAAAACGGCGTGCTCCTGATGGAGGCGTTCGCTTACCGGCAAAGCCCCCTGACCATAAAGGCGAAAAGCATTGTGGAGTCGGGCGCTTTGGGTACGGTAAAATATATCGAGTCCTGTTACGGCTACAATCTGGAAAACGAGGCGGACGTCCGCCTGTCCGCGGCGCTGCACGGAGGGGCGACCTACGACGTCGGCTGCTACAACCTGAACCTGATCCGTTACCTTGCCGGCGCCGAGCCCCTCCGGGTCAGCGCGTTTGGAAAAATTTCCGAAAAACACGCGGTGGATACGGAAAGCTGCATCATGATGGAATTCCCCAACGGCATCCGCGCCGTTTCTTACTGCAGCCTGACGATTTTCCGTTCTCACCGGTATCTGGTCATCGGCGATAAAGGGTCGCTGACCGTGCCGACCGAGTTCAATACCGAGGGCGAGGGCAAAATCCTTCTGGCTTCGGAAGGGAAAACCGAAGAGCTCACCATAGACTGCCCGGACAACTACCGGCTCGAAATCGAGCAGTTCGGCAGGGCGGTGCTGGGGCAGGAACCCGGGCTGATCTCTTTCGGGGATTCTCTGGGCAATGCGGAGGTCATAGAGAAAGCGCTAAAACAAATTCAGAATTAA
- a CDS encoding helix-turn-helix domain-containing protein, protein MISYQPFYRTLFQKNMTEYQLIFKYGFSSNILHRMKHGKAITMKTLDTLCFVLDCEVSDIIEHVKE, encoded by the coding sequence ATGATCAGTTATCAACCATTTTACAGAACCCTGTTTCAAAAAAACATGACGGAATATCAACTGATTTTCAAATATGGCTTTTCCTCCAACATCCTGCACAGAATGAAGCATGGAAAAGCCATTACCATGAAAACACTTGACACGCTGTGTTTTGTTTTAGACTGTGAAGTCTCCGATATCATCGAACACGTAAAGGAATAG
- a CDS encoding GNAT family N-acetyltransferase, which translates to MSIEYRHEITVEDYNALRRAVGWDPIEPAQAKEGLRNSAYIICAADGDKIVGHARAVSDGGYVVLISDVIVRPDYQKNGIAKTMVQELMDYFTSRLKSGQAILFNLMAAKGRESFYKQLGFAERPNDEVGAGMSQWFRKE; encoded by the coding sequence GTGTCAATAGAGTACCGGCATGAAATTACGGTGGAGGATTACAACGCGCTGCGCAGGGCGGTGGGGTGGGACCCGATCGAACCCGCTCAGGCAAAGGAAGGACTGCGCAATTCCGCGTACATCATCTGCGCGGCGGACGGGGATAAAATCGTCGGACATGCCCGCGCCGTCAGCGACGGCGGGTACGTCGTGCTGATTTCAGATGTGATCGTCCGTCCGGACTATCAGAAAAACGGCATTGCAAAGACGATGGTACAGGAATTGATGGACTATTTTACCTCCCGGCTGAAGAGCGGCCAGGCGATCCTCTTTAATCTGATGGCCGCCAAGGGCAGGGAGTCGTTTTATAAACAGCTCGGCTTCGCGGAGCGCCCCAATGACGAAGTGGGCGCCGGGATGTCGCAGTGGTTCAGAAAGGAATAA